In Mastacembelus armatus chromosome 5, fMasArm1.2, whole genome shotgun sequence, a single genomic region encodes these proteins:
- the itga7 gene encoding integrin alpha-7 isoform X1, with the protein MAVMVSSVLSSLTCVLCVILLPAVWADYCTSYWHKDNFYHDTQQCGDWYCCGGCDNKYCCHEEKYRITLETQKSCPARLSSENKLQQTEASKTTQPRAKQVLVGAPQAVGLGPLRGSRPGALFRCPITPEEYDCERVDIDGEVSLDRESKDNQWLGVTVKSQGIGGKVVTCAHLYELRQRVRQPSETRDPIGRCYVLSEDLTERDDLDGGEWKFCEGRPQGHEQFGFCQQGLSVSFTPDKNFILFGAPGTYNWKGEMRVQLLNLTLLDLGLYDDGPYEVADQKQLNAELIPVPYHSYLGFSVDSAMGIMSLGELTFIAGAPRANHTGAVVLLKKDNVYRLVPQHIFWGEELASSFGYSVATTDLNRDGWTDLIVGAPNFFDRKAEIGGAVYVYLNPFGHWDDQARPIRLNGTYDSMFGMTVSNVGDLDQDGYGDIAVGAPFDGDGKVFIYRGSDAGIETKPAQVLDGRDFDVRRFGYSISGGLDIDNNHYPDIAVGSLNDSVVLYRSRPVIHVIREISIDPQYIDLEQYNCKGRAGVCVEVKACFTFTAHPEHYSPHMILVVHFEADTERRKLGLPHRVTFLGHSSLEPEYTHTEELGLRRQRQLECTTAIFQLHENVRDKLRPISLAITHTIKPVPPRRHSGAKRLEKLAPILSISPSNTLHSEVNFLREGCGSDKICQSNLRLSYQFGTRPLTSDLFTPLPIDEDDVQVFSLSDQRLVVLEITVTNMPSNPLYPEEDGDDAHAAQLLVSLPNTLSYTGSRVPPQMSCQANQNGSQVECDLGNPVKRNTKLKFSINLSTSNITIETTELKVDLLLTTISEQPDLGPVTAFAKVVIELPLSVSGLVRPHQLFFSGTVRGESAMTSLEDIGSPVDFEFVVVNPGQALQTLGSAFLNIMWPYELANGKWLLYPANLNFEGHPATHCTTTGALNPLKLQSSSAVNDRAGRKRRSHPEEEGQVNTKGNIGRTTPAVAASERRKSLKLDCLLGSARCVLFQCPLHSFSGQAVLKIHARLWNSSFIEEFPAVSALELLVRANITVKSSIKHLVLKDASAQVPVMIYPEPGLADQYWIPWWIILIAVLAGILLLTLLVCILWKCGFFRRAHYKDKLPQYHAVKIPREDRPQFQTEKSGVVHKKEWATHWSDGSS; encoded by the exons GGTCCTGGTGGGGGCGCCACAGGCTGTAGGGCTGGGCCCATTGAGGGGCAGTCGACCTGGAGCCCTGTTCAGATGTCCAATTACACCAGAGGAGTATGACTGTGAGAGAGTGGATATTGATGGAGAAG tgaGCCTGGACAGAGAGAGCAAAGACAACCAGTGGCTGGGAGTTACTGTCAAGAGTCAGGGGATCGGAGGGAAAGTGGTG ACCTGTGCTCACTTGTACGAACTGAGACAACGTGTACGTCAGCCTTCAGAGACTCGTGACCCCATTGGACGGTGTTACGTCCTGAGTGAGGACCTGACAGAGCGAGATGACCTGGATGGAGGGGAGTGGAAGTTCTGTGAGGGTCGCCCGCAGGGACATGAGCAGTTTGGTTTCTGTCAGCAGGGCCTGTCTGTTAGTTTCACTCCAGACAAAAACTTCATTCTGTTTGGTGCTCCAGGAACATACAACTGGAAAG GTGAGATGCGTGTCCAGCTCCTAAACCTGACTCTGCTTGACCTCGGTTTATATGACGATGGACCCTACGAGGTGGCAGATCAGAAACAGCTCAATGCCGAGCTCATCCCTGTGCCCTATCACAGTTACCTGG GTTTTTCTGTGGACTCGGCCATGGGGATAATGAGCCTTGGGGAGCTGACATTCATAGCAGGTGCTCCAAGGGCCAATCACACAGGGGCCGTGGTGCTGCTGAAGAAGGACAATGTGTATCGGCTGGTTCCACAGCACATTTTCTGGGGGGAGGAGCTGGCGTCTTCATTTGGGTACTCGGTAGCTACGACTGATCTAAACCGAGATGG cTGGACAGACCTCATTGTAGGAGCACCAAATTTTTTTGACCGTAAGGCAGAGATTGGTGGAGCTGTTTATGTGTACCTGAACCCTTTCGGGCACTGGGATGACCAGGCTCGACCCATCCGCCTCAACGGGACCTATGACTCCATGTTTGGGATGACAGTCAGTAATGTAGGAGACCTGGACCAGGATGGATATGGag ATATTGCTGTGGGAGCACCATTTGATGGAGATGGCAAAGTTTTCATCTATAGAGGCTCAGATGCTGGAATTGAGACAAAACCTGCTCAG GTACTGGATGGTCGTGACTTTGATGTGAGACGTTTTGGATATTCCATATCAGGTGGTTTGGATATTGACAATAACCATTATCCAGATATTGCAGTGGGCTCCCTCAACGATTCAGTGGTTCTCTACAG GTCTCGTCCAGTCATTCATGTGATCAGAGAAATATCTATTGACCCTCAGTACATTGATCTGGAGCAGTACAATTGCAAAGGCAGAGCTGGAGTGTG cGTGGAGGTCAAAGCTTGTTTCACCTTTACAGCCCACCCAGAACACTACTCACCACACATGA TCCTGGTGGTGCACTTTGAAGCTGACACTGAGCGCAGGAAGCTGGGCCTCCCTCACCGTGTCACCTTCCTGGGCCACAGTTCTCTTGAGCCCGAGTATACTCACACAGAAGAACTTGGGCTGCGTCGGCAGCGCCAACTTGAGTGCACCACTGCTATCTTCCAACTCCAT GAGAATGTCCGAGACAAACTGCGTCCCATCTCGTTGGCAATAACCCATACTATCAAGCCTGTGCCACCCCGCAGACACTCAGGTGCCAAGAGACTGGAGAAGCTGGCGCCCATATTGAGCATTTCCCCCTCTAATACACTGCACTCTGAG GTGAACTTCCTACGAGAAGGATGTGGCAGTGACAAAATCTGTCAGAGCAACCTGAGGCTGAGCTACCAATTTGGAACACGACCCCTGACCTCCGACCTCTTCACTCCTCTGCCGAT AGATGAGGATGATGTGCAGGTGTTCTCCTTGTCAGATCAGCGGCTGGTAGTGCTGGAGATCACTGTCACCAACATGCCCTCTAACCCCCTGTACCCTGAGGAGGATGGAGATGATGCTCATGCTGCTCAGCTTCTTGTCTCCCTTCCAAACACACTATCATACACCGGCTCCAGGGTCCCTCCTCAG ATGAGTTGTCAAGCAAACCAGAATGGCTCCCAAGTTGAGTGTGACCTGGGAAACCCTGTCAAACGAAATACGAAG CTGAAATTCTCCATAAACCTGAGCACATCGAACATCACCATTGAGACCACGGAGCTGAAAGTAGATCTCTTACTGACAAC AATCAGTGAGCAGCCTGATCTGGGCCCAGTCACAGCATTTGCTAAAGTTGTGATAGAgctccctctgtctgtcagtgg GCTTGTTCGTCCACACCAGCTGTTCTTCAGCGGGACAGTGAGGGGGGAGAGTGCCATGACTAGTCTGGAGGACATTGGCAGCCCTGTGGATTTTGAGTTTGTG gttGTTAACCCTGGGCAAGCTCTGCAGACACTTGGTTCAGCCTTCCTAAACATCATGTGGCCTTATGAACTGGCCAATGGGAAATGGCTCCTCTATCCAGCCAACCTGAACTTTGAGGGTCACCCAGCCACACACTGCACTACCACAGGGGCCTTGAATCCCCTGAAGCTGCAGAGTTCTTCAGCTGTCAATGACAGG GCTGGGAGAAAACGTCGCTCACACCCTGAGGAAGAAGGCCAAGTGAACACAAAAGGCAACATAGGACGAACCACTCCAGCTGTAGCAGCTTCAGAGAGACGCAAGTCACTCAAACTG GATTGTCTCTTGGGGTCGGCACGCTGCGTGTTGTTTCAGTGTCCTCTCCACAGCTTCTCCGGTCAGGCTGTACTCAAGATCCACGCCAGGTTGTGGAACAGCAGTTTCATAGAG GAGTTTCCAGCAGTTAGTGCACTGGAACTGCTGGTCAGAGCGAACATCACTGTGAAGTCCAGCATCAAGCACCTGGTCCTCAAGGATGCCTCTGCACAG GTTCCAGTGATGATCTATCCTGAACCTGGTCTTGCTGACCAGTACTGGATCCCCTGGTGGATCATCCTCATAGCCGTCCTGGCGGGCATCCTGCTGCTGACTCTACTGGTCTGCATACTGTGGAAG TGTGGCTTCTTCCGACGGGCCCACTACAAAGACAAACTGCCTCAGTACCATGCAGTGAAAATTCCTCGCGAGGACCGGCCACAGTTCCAGACTGAGAAATCAGGAGTTGTCCATAAAAAAGAATGGGCCACGCACTGGAGCGACGGGAGCTCGTAA
- the itga7 gene encoding integrin alpha-7 isoform X3 translates to MAAPLGHRNTVSLSSCSSHHWTPLLWVLLTLLSQVWGFNLDTTHTLHKLGDPGTFFGFSVALHQQLTPEPHSWVLVGAPQAVGLGPLRGSRPGALFRCPITPEEYDCERVDIDGEVSLDRESKDNQWLGVTVKSQGIGGKVVTCAHLYELRQRVRQPSETRDPIGRCYVLSEDLTERDDLDGGEWKFCEGRPQGHEQFGFCQQGLSVSFTPDKNFILFGAPGTYNWKGEMRVQLLNLTLLDLGLYDDGPYEVADQKQLNAELIPVPYHSYLGFSVDSAMGIMSLGELTFIAGAPRANHTGAVVLLKKDNVYRLVPQHIFWGEELASSFGYSVATTDLNRDGWTDLIVGAPNFFDRKAEIGGAVYVYLNPFGHWDDQARPIRLNGTYDSMFGMTVSNVGDLDQDGYGDIAVGAPFDGDGKVFIYRGSDAGIETKPAQVLDGRDFDVRRFGYSISGGLDIDNNHYPDIAVGSLNDSVVLYRSRPVIHVIREISIDPQYIDLEQYNCKGRAGVCVEVKACFTFTAHPEHYSPHMILVVHFEADTERRKLGLPHRVTFLGHSSLEPEYTHTEELGLRRQRQLECTTAIFQLHENVRDKLRPISLAITHTIKPVPPRRHSGAKRLEKLAPILSISPSNTLHSEVNFLREGCGSDKICQSNLRLSYQFGTRPLTSDLFTPLPIDEDDVQVFSLSDQRLVVLEITVTNMPSNPLYPEEDGDDAHAAQLLVSLPNTLSYTGSRVPPQMSCQANQNGSQVECDLGNPVKRNTKLKFSINLSTSNITIETTELKVDLLLTTISEQPDLGPVTAFAKVVIELPLSVSGLVRPHQLFFSGTVRGESAMTSLEDIGSPVDFEFVVVNPGQALQTLGSAFLNIMWPYELANGKWLLYPANLNFEGHPATHCTTTGALNPLKLQSSSAVNDRAGRKRRSHPEEEGQVNTKGNIGRTTPAVAASERRKSLKLDCLLGSARCVLFQCPLHSFSGQAVLKIHARLWNSSFIEEFPAVSALELLVRANITVKSSIKHLVLKDASAQVPVMIYPEPGLADQYWIPWWIILIAVLAGILLLTLLVCILWKCGFFRRAHYKDKLPQYHAVKIPREDRPQFQTEKSGVVHKKEWATHWSDGSS, encoded by the exons ATGGCGGCCCCGTTGGGACACAGGAACACTGTCTCCCTCTCATCCTGTTCCTCTCATCACTGGACTCCCCTCCTCTGGGTGCTGTTGACCCTTTTAAGCCAAGTGTGGGGCTTTAACCTGGATACTACTCATACTCTGCACAAGTTGGGAGACCCTGGCACCTTTTTTGGTTTCTCTGTAGCACTTCACCAGCAGCTTACCCCAGAGCCTCACAGCTG GGTCCTGGTGGGGGCGCCACAGGCTGTAGGGCTGGGCCCATTGAGGGGCAGTCGACCTGGAGCCCTGTTCAGATGTCCAATTACACCAGAGGAGTATGACTGTGAGAGAGTGGATATTGATGGAGAAG tgaGCCTGGACAGAGAGAGCAAAGACAACCAGTGGCTGGGAGTTACTGTCAAGAGTCAGGGGATCGGAGGGAAAGTGGTG ACCTGTGCTCACTTGTACGAACTGAGACAACGTGTACGTCAGCCTTCAGAGACTCGTGACCCCATTGGACGGTGTTACGTCCTGAGTGAGGACCTGACAGAGCGAGATGACCTGGATGGAGGGGAGTGGAAGTTCTGTGAGGGTCGCCCGCAGGGACATGAGCAGTTTGGTTTCTGTCAGCAGGGCCTGTCTGTTAGTTTCACTCCAGACAAAAACTTCATTCTGTTTGGTGCTCCAGGAACATACAACTGGAAAG GTGAGATGCGTGTCCAGCTCCTAAACCTGACTCTGCTTGACCTCGGTTTATATGACGATGGACCCTACGAGGTGGCAGATCAGAAACAGCTCAATGCCGAGCTCATCCCTGTGCCCTATCACAGTTACCTGG GTTTTTCTGTGGACTCGGCCATGGGGATAATGAGCCTTGGGGAGCTGACATTCATAGCAGGTGCTCCAAGGGCCAATCACACAGGGGCCGTGGTGCTGCTGAAGAAGGACAATGTGTATCGGCTGGTTCCACAGCACATTTTCTGGGGGGAGGAGCTGGCGTCTTCATTTGGGTACTCGGTAGCTACGACTGATCTAAACCGAGATGG cTGGACAGACCTCATTGTAGGAGCACCAAATTTTTTTGACCGTAAGGCAGAGATTGGTGGAGCTGTTTATGTGTACCTGAACCCTTTCGGGCACTGGGATGACCAGGCTCGACCCATCCGCCTCAACGGGACCTATGACTCCATGTTTGGGATGACAGTCAGTAATGTAGGAGACCTGGACCAGGATGGATATGGag ATATTGCTGTGGGAGCACCATTTGATGGAGATGGCAAAGTTTTCATCTATAGAGGCTCAGATGCTGGAATTGAGACAAAACCTGCTCAG GTACTGGATGGTCGTGACTTTGATGTGAGACGTTTTGGATATTCCATATCAGGTGGTTTGGATATTGACAATAACCATTATCCAGATATTGCAGTGGGCTCCCTCAACGATTCAGTGGTTCTCTACAG GTCTCGTCCAGTCATTCATGTGATCAGAGAAATATCTATTGACCCTCAGTACATTGATCTGGAGCAGTACAATTGCAAAGGCAGAGCTGGAGTGTG cGTGGAGGTCAAAGCTTGTTTCACCTTTACAGCCCACCCAGAACACTACTCACCACACATGA TCCTGGTGGTGCACTTTGAAGCTGACACTGAGCGCAGGAAGCTGGGCCTCCCTCACCGTGTCACCTTCCTGGGCCACAGTTCTCTTGAGCCCGAGTATACTCACACAGAAGAACTTGGGCTGCGTCGGCAGCGCCAACTTGAGTGCACCACTGCTATCTTCCAACTCCAT GAGAATGTCCGAGACAAACTGCGTCCCATCTCGTTGGCAATAACCCATACTATCAAGCCTGTGCCACCCCGCAGACACTCAGGTGCCAAGAGACTGGAGAAGCTGGCGCCCATATTGAGCATTTCCCCCTCTAATACACTGCACTCTGAG GTGAACTTCCTACGAGAAGGATGTGGCAGTGACAAAATCTGTCAGAGCAACCTGAGGCTGAGCTACCAATTTGGAACACGACCCCTGACCTCCGACCTCTTCACTCCTCTGCCGAT AGATGAGGATGATGTGCAGGTGTTCTCCTTGTCAGATCAGCGGCTGGTAGTGCTGGAGATCACTGTCACCAACATGCCCTCTAACCCCCTGTACCCTGAGGAGGATGGAGATGATGCTCATGCTGCTCAGCTTCTTGTCTCCCTTCCAAACACACTATCATACACCGGCTCCAGGGTCCCTCCTCAG ATGAGTTGTCAAGCAAACCAGAATGGCTCCCAAGTTGAGTGTGACCTGGGAAACCCTGTCAAACGAAATACGAAG CTGAAATTCTCCATAAACCTGAGCACATCGAACATCACCATTGAGACCACGGAGCTGAAAGTAGATCTCTTACTGACAAC AATCAGTGAGCAGCCTGATCTGGGCCCAGTCACAGCATTTGCTAAAGTTGTGATAGAgctccctctgtctgtcagtgg GCTTGTTCGTCCACACCAGCTGTTCTTCAGCGGGACAGTGAGGGGGGAGAGTGCCATGACTAGTCTGGAGGACATTGGCAGCCCTGTGGATTTTGAGTTTGTG gttGTTAACCCTGGGCAAGCTCTGCAGACACTTGGTTCAGCCTTCCTAAACATCATGTGGCCTTATGAACTGGCCAATGGGAAATGGCTCCTCTATCCAGCCAACCTGAACTTTGAGGGTCACCCAGCCACACACTGCACTACCACAGGGGCCTTGAATCCCCTGAAGCTGCAGAGTTCTTCAGCTGTCAATGACAGG GCTGGGAGAAAACGTCGCTCACACCCTGAGGAAGAAGGCCAAGTGAACACAAAAGGCAACATAGGACGAACCACTCCAGCTGTAGCAGCTTCAGAGAGACGCAAGTCACTCAAACTG GATTGTCTCTTGGGGTCGGCACGCTGCGTGTTGTTTCAGTGTCCTCTCCACAGCTTCTCCGGTCAGGCTGTACTCAAGATCCACGCCAGGTTGTGGAACAGCAGTTTCATAGAG GAGTTTCCAGCAGTTAGTGCACTGGAACTGCTGGTCAGAGCGAACATCACTGTGAAGTCCAGCATCAAGCACCTGGTCCTCAAGGATGCCTCTGCACAG GTTCCAGTGATGATCTATCCTGAACCTGGTCTTGCTGACCAGTACTGGATCCCCTGGTGGATCATCCTCATAGCCGTCCTGGCGGGCATCCTGCTGCTGACTCTACTGGTCTGCATACTGTGGAAG TGTGGCTTCTTCCGACGGGCCCACTACAAAGACAAACTGCCTCAGTACCATGCAGTGAAAATTCCTCGCGAGGACCGGCCACAGTTCCAGACTGAGAAATCAGGAGTTGTCCATAAAAAAGAATGGGCCACGCACTGGAGCGACGGGAGCTCGTAA
- the itga7 gene encoding integrin alpha-7 isoform X2: protein MAVMVSSVLSSLTCVLCVILLPAVWADYCTSYWHKDNFYHDTQQCGDWYCCGGCDNKYCCHEEKYRITLETQKSCPARLSSENKLQQTEASKTTQPRAKQVLVGAPQAVGLGPLRGSRPGALFRCPITPEEYDCERVDIDGEVSLDRESKDNQWLGVTVKSQGIGGKVVTCAHLYELRQRVRQPSETRDPIGRCYVLSEDLTERDDLDGGEWKFCEGRPQGHEQFGFCQQGLSVSFTPDKNFILFGAPGTYNWKGLLFMASPVEDALLYKTLEPSSRPTPFEDVAHNSYLGFSVDSAMGIMSLGELTFIAGAPRANHTGAVVLLKKDNVYRLVPQHIFWGEELASSFGYSVATTDLNRDGWTDLIVGAPNFFDRKAEIGGAVYVYLNPFGHWDDQARPIRLNGTYDSMFGMTVSNVGDLDQDGYGDIAVGAPFDGDGKVFIYRGSDAGIETKPAQVLDGRDFDVRRFGYSISGGLDIDNNHYPDIAVGSLNDSVVLYRSRPVIHVIREISIDPQYIDLEQYNCKGRAGVCVEVKACFTFTAHPEHYSPHMILVVHFEADTERRKLGLPHRVTFLGHSSLEPEYTHTEELGLRRQRQLECTTAIFQLHENVRDKLRPISLAITHTIKPVPPRRHSGAKRLEKLAPILSISPSNTLHSEVNFLREGCGSDKICQSNLRLSYQFGTRPLTSDLFTPLPIDEDDVQVFSLSDQRLVVLEITVTNMPSNPLYPEEDGDDAHAAQLLVSLPNTLSYTGSRVPPQMSCQANQNGSQVECDLGNPVKRNTKLKFSINLSTSNITIETTELKVDLLLTTISEQPDLGPVTAFAKVVIELPLSVSGLVRPHQLFFSGTVRGESAMTSLEDIGSPVDFEFVVVNPGQALQTLGSAFLNIMWPYELANGKWLLYPANLNFEGHPATHCTTTGALNPLKLQSSSAVNDRAGRKRRSHPEEEGQVNTKGNIGRTTPAVAASERRKSLKLDCLLGSARCVLFQCPLHSFSGQAVLKIHARLWNSSFIEEFPAVSALELLVRANITVKSSIKHLVLKDASAQVPVMIYPEPGLADQYWIPWWIILIAVLAGILLLTLLVCILWKCGFFRRAHYKDKLPQYHAVKIPREDRPQFQTEKSGVVHKKEWATHWSDGSS from the exons GGTCCTGGTGGGGGCGCCACAGGCTGTAGGGCTGGGCCCATTGAGGGGCAGTCGACCTGGAGCCCTGTTCAGATGTCCAATTACACCAGAGGAGTATGACTGTGAGAGAGTGGATATTGATGGAGAAG tgaGCCTGGACAGAGAGAGCAAAGACAACCAGTGGCTGGGAGTTACTGTCAAGAGTCAGGGGATCGGAGGGAAAGTGGTG ACCTGTGCTCACTTGTACGAACTGAGACAACGTGTACGTCAGCCTTCAGAGACTCGTGACCCCATTGGACGGTGTTACGTCCTGAGTGAGGACCTGACAGAGCGAGATGACCTGGATGGAGGGGAGTGGAAGTTCTGTGAGGGTCGCCCGCAGGGACATGAGCAGTTTGGTTTCTGTCAGCAGGGCCTGTCTGTTAGTTTCACTCCAGACAAAAACTTCATTCTGTTTGGTGCTCCAGGAACATACAACTGGAAAG GGCTCTTGTTCATGGCTAGTCCTGTTGAAGATGCACTGCTGTACAAAACTTTGGAGCCCTCCAGCCGTCCCACACCGTTTGAGGATGTAGCTCATAATAGCTACTTAG GTTTTTCTGTGGACTCGGCCATGGGGATAATGAGCCTTGGGGAGCTGACATTCATAGCAGGTGCTCCAAGGGCCAATCACACAGGGGCCGTGGTGCTGCTGAAGAAGGACAATGTGTATCGGCTGGTTCCACAGCACATTTTCTGGGGGGAGGAGCTGGCGTCTTCATTTGGGTACTCGGTAGCTACGACTGATCTAAACCGAGATGG cTGGACAGACCTCATTGTAGGAGCACCAAATTTTTTTGACCGTAAGGCAGAGATTGGTGGAGCTGTTTATGTGTACCTGAACCCTTTCGGGCACTGGGATGACCAGGCTCGACCCATCCGCCTCAACGGGACCTATGACTCCATGTTTGGGATGACAGTCAGTAATGTAGGAGACCTGGACCAGGATGGATATGGag ATATTGCTGTGGGAGCACCATTTGATGGAGATGGCAAAGTTTTCATCTATAGAGGCTCAGATGCTGGAATTGAGACAAAACCTGCTCAG GTACTGGATGGTCGTGACTTTGATGTGAGACGTTTTGGATATTCCATATCAGGTGGTTTGGATATTGACAATAACCATTATCCAGATATTGCAGTGGGCTCCCTCAACGATTCAGTGGTTCTCTACAG GTCTCGTCCAGTCATTCATGTGATCAGAGAAATATCTATTGACCCTCAGTACATTGATCTGGAGCAGTACAATTGCAAAGGCAGAGCTGGAGTGTG cGTGGAGGTCAAAGCTTGTTTCACCTTTACAGCCCACCCAGAACACTACTCACCACACATGA TCCTGGTGGTGCACTTTGAAGCTGACACTGAGCGCAGGAAGCTGGGCCTCCCTCACCGTGTCACCTTCCTGGGCCACAGTTCTCTTGAGCCCGAGTATACTCACACAGAAGAACTTGGGCTGCGTCGGCAGCGCCAACTTGAGTGCACCACTGCTATCTTCCAACTCCAT GAGAATGTCCGAGACAAACTGCGTCCCATCTCGTTGGCAATAACCCATACTATCAAGCCTGTGCCACCCCGCAGACACTCAGGTGCCAAGAGACTGGAGAAGCTGGCGCCCATATTGAGCATTTCCCCCTCTAATACACTGCACTCTGAG GTGAACTTCCTACGAGAAGGATGTGGCAGTGACAAAATCTGTCAGAGCAACCTGAGGCTGAGCTACCAATTTGGAACACGACCCCTGACCTCCGACCTCTTCACTCCTCTGCCGAT AGATGAGGATGATGTGCAGGTGTTCTCCTTGTCAGATCAGCGGCTGGTAGTGCTGGAGATCACTGTCACCAACATGCCCTCTAACCCCCTGTACCCTGAGGAGGATGGAGATGATGCTCATGCTGCTCAGCTTCTTGTCTCCCTTCCAAACACACTATCATACACCGGCTCCAGGGTCCCTCCTCAG ATGAGTTGTCAAGCAAACCAGAATGGCTCCCAAGTTGAGTGTGACCTGGGAAACCCTGTCAAACGAAATACGAAG CTGAAATTCTCCATAAACCTGAGCACATCGAACATCACCATTGAGACCACGGAGCTGAAAGTAGATCTCTTACTGACAAC AATCAGTGAGCAGCCTGATCTGGGCCCAGTCACAGCATTTGCTAAAGTTGTGATAGAgctccctctgtctgtcagtgg GCTTGTTCGTCCACACCAGCTGTTCTTCAGCGGGACAGTGAGGGGGGAGAGTGCCATGACTAGTCTGGAGGACATTGGCAGCCCTGTGGATTTTGAGTTTGTG gttGTTAACCCTGGGCAAGCTCTGCAGACACTTGGTTCAGCCTTCCTAAACATCATGTGGCCTTATGAACTGGCCAATGGGAAATGGCTCCTCTATCCAGCCAACCTGAACTTTGAGGGTCACCCAGCCACACACTGCACTACCACAGGGGCCTTGAATCCCCTGAAGCTGCAGAGTTCTTCAGCTGTCAATGACAGG GCTGGGAGAAAACGTCGCTCACACCCTGAGGAAGAAGGCCAAGTGAACACAAAAGGCAACATAGGACGAACCACTCCAGCTGTAGCAGCTTCAGAGAGACGCAAGTCACTCAAACTG GATTGTCTCTTGGGGTCGGCACGCTGCGTGTTGTTTCAGTGTCCTCTCCACAGCTTCTCCGGTCAGGCTGTACTCAAGATCCACGCCAGGTTGTGGAACAGCAGTTTCATAGAG GAGTTTCCAGCAGTTAGTGCACTGGAACTGCTGGTCAGAGCGAACATCACTGTGAAGTCCAGCATCAAGCACCTGGTCCTCAAGGATGCCTCTGCACAG GTTCCAGTGATGATCTATCCTGAACCTGGTCTTGCTGACCAGTACTGGATCCCCTGGTGGATCATCCTCATAGCCGTCCTGGCGGGCATCCTGCTGCTGACTCTACTGGTCTGCATACTGTGGAAG TGTGGCTTCTTCCGACGGGCCCACTACAAAGACAAACTGCCTCAGTACCATGCAGTGAAAATTCCTCGCGAGGACCGGCCACAGTTCCAGACTGAGAAATCAGGAGTTGTCCATAAAAAAGAATGGGCCACGCACTGGAGCGACGGGAGCTCGTAA